A genomic region of Bradyrhizobium sp. ORS 278 contains the following coding sequences:
- a CDS encoding GNAT family N-acetyltransferase, with the protein MLQDITTPTLREARPCVLETPRLTLRPPVLADVKDIARLADDRRIAENTRRLPHPYSEVDAARFVRALEQSGETAFLIAHLDAPIGMVGINRPASGRAELGYWLGVEHWGRGFGTEAARAAIDDFFERGEDNVLIGHARVSNPASRNILEKCGFQWTGVELHRFEVIGSSAPVDAFRLTRGVWASLKAWANAGRR; encoded by the coding sequence ATGCTGCAGGACATCACCACCCCCACCTTGCGCGAGGCGAGACCTTGCGTCCTCGAGACACCCAGGCTGACCCTGCGTCCGCCCGTGCTCGCGGACGTGAAAGACATTGCGCGCCTCGCCGACGATCGGCGCATCGCGGAAAACACCCGCCGGCTGCCGCATCCCTATTCGGAGGTCGATGCCGCCCGCTTCGTGCGCGCGCTGGAGCAGAGCGGCGAGACGGCGTTCCTGATCGCGCATCTCGATGCGCCGATCGGCATGGTCGGCATCAACCGCCCCGCCTCCGGCCGCGCCGAGCTCGGCTACTGGCTGGGCGTGGAGCATTGGGGCCGTGGCTTCGGCACCGAGGCCGCGCGGGCCGCTATCGACGACTTCTTCGAGCGTGGTGAGGACAATGTGCTGATCGGGCACGCCCGCGTCAGCAATCCCGCGTCGCGCAACATCCTCGAAAAGTGCGGCTTCCAATGGACCGGCGTCGAACTGCACCGCTTCGAGGTGATCGGCTCCTCGGCCCCGGTCGATGCGTTCCGCCTGACCCGCGGCGTGTGGGCCTCGCTGAAGGCCTGGGCCAATGCGGGACGGCGGTAG
- the rsfS gene encoding ribosome silencing factor, whose translation MQARPDADKPDADKTLRTILSRLEDMKAEETVTIDLHGKSAYSDYMVITTGRSNRHVGSIAENVAKGLKEAGAKKLHIEGLPNCDWVLIDSGDVIVHVFRPEVREFYNLERMWTQGPKPAKTL comes from the coding sequence TTGCAGGCGCGACCCGACGCCGACAAGCCTGACGCGGATAAGACTCTGCGCACGATCCTCTCCCGCCTCGAGGACATGAAGGCGGAGGAGACGGTCACCATCGACCTTCACGGCAAATCGGCGTATTCGGACTACATGGTCATCACAACGGGCCGCTCGAACCGGCACGTCGGATCGATCGCGGAGAACGTCGCCAAGGGCCTGAAGGAAGCCGGCGCCAAGAAGCTCCACATCGAGGGCCTGCCCAATTGCGATTGGGTTCTGATCGATTCCGGCGACGTGATCGTGCACGTGTTCAGGCCCGAGGTCCGCGAGTTCTACAATCTCGAGCGAATGTGGACGCAAGGGCCAAAGCCGGCGAAGACGCTGTAG
- the rpmA gene encoding 50S ribosomal protein L27, whose amino-acid sequence MAHKKAGGSSRNGRDSKGKRLGIKAFGGERVIPGNIIARQRGTTWHPGLNVGMGTDHTLFAKIEGVVEFHDRANRTFISVRPVAAQAAE is encoded by the coding sequence ATGGCTCATAAAAAGGCAGGCGGTTCATCCCGCAACGGACGCGACTCCAAGGGCAAGCGCCTCGGCATCAAGGCGTTCGGCGGCGAGCGCGTGATTCCCGGCAACATCATTGCGCGTCAGCGCGGCACGACCTGGCATCCCGGCCTCAACGTCGGCATGGGCACGGACCATACCCTGTTTGCCAAAATCGAGGGCGTCGTCGAGTTCCATGACCGTGCCAATCGCACGTTCATCTCGGTACGCCCGGTAGCCGCCCAAGCTGCCGAGTAA
- a CDS encoding S41 family peptidase, translated as MMRKTSVILLSAATGAALTLFVTQPRAVLMGSTARAATSDTYRQLNLFGDVFERVRSDYVEKPDDSKLVESAISGMLSGLDPHSSYMDAKSFRDMQVQTRGEFGGLGIEVTMEDGLIKVVSPIDDTPASKAGILANDIITNLDDEAVQGLTLNQAVEKMRGPVGTKIKLKVVRKGTDNPLDITLTRDNIRVRSVRSRPEGDDIAYIRITTFNEQTTEGLKKSIADLQTSIGDKLKGYIIDLRNNPGGLLEEAVTVSDAFLERGEIVSTRGRNAEETQRRAAHAGDLTKGKPVIVLINGGSASASEIVAGALQDHKRATLVGTRSFGKGSVQTIIPLGAGNGALRLTTARYYTPSGKSIQAKGIVPDIEVLQDVPEELKSRTDTKGEASLRGHLKNDGDEKTGSQSYVPPDAKDDKALKMAADLLHGIKNSANTPAPTEKASADKPKAN; from the coding sequence ATGATGCGTAAGACTTCGGTAATTCTCCTGAGCGCGGCCACCGGTGCGGCATTGACCTTGTTCGTGACGCAACCGCGCGCAGTGTTGATGGGATCGACCGCGCGCGCCGCGACCTCCGATACCTATCGCCAGCTCAACCTGTTCGGCGACGTGTTCGAGCGGGTGCGCAGCGACTACGTCGAGAAGCCCGACGATTCGAAGCTCGTCGAATCCGCGATCAGCGGCATGCTGTCCGGTCTCGATCCGCATTCGAGCTACATGGATGCGAAGAGCTTCCGCGACATGCAGGTGCAGACCCGCGGCGAGTTCGGCGGCCTCGGCATCGAGGTCACCATGGAAGACGGCCTGATCAAGGTGGTGTCGCCGATCGACGACACGCCGGCATCAAAGGCCGGCATCCTCGCGAACGACATCATCACCAATCTCGACGACGAGGCCGTGCAGGGCCTGACCCTCAACCAGGCCGTCGAGAAGATGCGCGGTCCGGTCGGCACCAAGATCAAGCTGAAGGTCGTGCGCAAGGGCACCGACAATCCGCTCGACATCACGCTCACGCGCGACAACATCCGGGTCCGTTCGGTGCGCTCGCGTCCCGAGGGCGACGACATCGCCTATATCCGCATCACCACCTTCAACGAGCAGACCACCGAGGGTCTGAAGAAGAGCATCGCCGATCTGCAGACCTCGATCGGTGACAAGCTGAAGGGCTACATCATCGACCTGCGCAACAATCCGGGCGGCCTGCTCGAGGAGGCGGTCACCGTCTCCGACGCGTTCCTGGAGCGCGGCGAGATCGTGTCGACCCGCGGTCGCAATGCGGAGGAAACGCAGCGCCGTGCGGCGCATGCCGGCGACCTCACCAAGGGCAAGCCGGTCATCGTGCTGATCAACGGCGGCTCGGCCTCCGCGTCTGAGATCGTGGCCGGCGCGCTGCAGGACCACAAGCGCGCGACGCTGGTCGGCACGCGCTCGTTCGGCAAGGGCTCGGTGCAGACCATCATTCCGCTGGGCGCCGGCAACGGCGCGCTGCGCCTGACCACCGCGCGCTACTACACGCCGTCAGGCAAATCGATCCAGGCCAAGGGCATCGTGCCGGACATCGAGGTCCTGCAGGATGTGCCGGAGGAGCTGAAGTCCCGCACCGACACCAAGGGCGAGGCCTCGCTGCGCGGCCATCTGAAGAACGATGGTGACGAGAAGACCGGCTCGCAGTCCTACGTGCCGCCGGATGCCAAGGACGACAAGGCGCTCAAGATGGCGGCCGACCTGCTGCACGGCATCAAGAACAGCGCCAACACGCCGGCGCCGACCGAGAAGGCCTCTGCTGACAAGCCCAAGGCAAACTGA
- the rlmH gene encoding 23S rRNA (pseudouridine(1915)-N(3))-methyltransferase RlmH, giving the protein MRLVVIAIGRLKQGPERQLAERYRERFDDIGRKLGFRGLDIHEIPESRARDAATRMAEEAAAIAAAIPDNSMLVCLDERGHNIDSATFAGHIGRWRDEGVAATAFVIGGADGLSPELRRKAKLGVAFGAATWPHQIVRVLLLEQIYRTATILAGHPYHRA; this is encoded by the coding sequence ATGCGCCTCGTCGTGATCGCCATCGGCCGGTTGAAGCAGGGTCCGGAGCGGCAGCTCGCGGAGCGTTACCGCGAGCGTTTCGACGACATTGGCCGCAAGCTCGGCTTTCGCGGCCTCGACATCCATGAAATTCCAGAAAGCCGCGCCCGCGATGCGGCGACGCGCATGGCCGAGGAGGCCGCGGCGATCGCAGCCGCGATTCCCGACAACTCCATGCTCGTCTGCCTGGACGAGCGGGGCCACAACATCGACAGCGCAACCTTTGCGGGTCATATCGGACGGTGGCGTGACGAGGGCGTCGCGGCGACGGCCTTCGTGATCGGCGGTGCCGACGGACTTTCGCCCGAATTGCGGCGCAAAGCCAAGCTCGGGGTCGCGTTCGGCGCTGCGACCTGGCCGCACCAGATCGTCCGTGTCCTGCTGCTCGAGCAGATTTACCGTACTGCTACGATCCTGGCCGGTCACCCCTATCACCGCGCTTGA
- the obgE gene encoding GTPase ObgE, translated as MKFLDEAKVYVRSGDGGNGCVAFRREKFIEFGGPNGGNGGRGGDVVIEAVDGLNTLIDYRYQQHFKAQKGENGMGKDRHGAGGKSIVLKVPVGTQIFDEDRETLIHDFTAVGERFVLAEGGNGGFGNAHFKSPTNRAPRHANPGQPGEERWIWLRMKLIADAGLVGLPNAGKSTFLSKVSAAKPKIADYPFTTLHPQLGVVNADGREFVLADIPGLIEGAHEGAGLGDRFLGHVERCRVLLHLVDATCEHAGKAYKTVRHELEAYGGDLTDKIEIVALNKIDAVDPDELKKQRDRLKRAAKKTPILISGATGEGVKEALRKLADVVGEQPVSSKAKNAVESAATEEPWAAPVPPQG; from the coding sequence ATGAAATTCCTCGATGAAGCCAAGGTCTATGTGCGCTCGGGCGACGGCGGCAACGGTTGCGTTGCGTTCCGGCGCGAGAAGTTCATCGAGTTCGGCGGCCCGAACGGCGGCAATGGCGGCCGCGGCGGCGACGTCGTGATCGAGGCCGTCGACGGCCTCAACACCCTGATCGACTACCGTTACCAGCAGCATTTCAAGGCCCAAAAGGGCGAGAACGGCATGGGCAAGGACCGCCACGGCGCCGGTGGCAAGTCGATCGTGCTCAAGGTTCCCGTCGGCACCCAGATCTTCGACGAGGATCGCGAGACACTGATCCACGACTTCACCGCCGTCGGCGAGCGATTCGTGCTGGCCGAGGGCGGCAATGGCGGCTTCGGCAACGCGCATTTCAAGTCGCCGACCAACCGTGCGCCGCGGCATGCCAATCCCGGCCAGCCCGGCGAGGAGCGCTGGATCTGGCTGCGCATGAAGCTGATCGCCGATGCCGGCCTCGTCGGACTGCCCAATGCCGGCAAATCGACGTTCTTGTCCAAGGTGTCGGCGGCCAAGCCGAAGATCGCCGACTATCCGTTCACCACCCTGCATCCGCAGCTCGGCGTGGTGAATGCCGACGGCCGCGAATTTGTGCTCGCCGACATTCCCGGCCTGATCGAGGGCGCGCATGAGGGCGCCGGTCTCGGCGACCGCTTCCTCGGCCATGTCGAGCGCTGCCGCGTGCTGCTGCACCTGGTCGATGCCACCTGCGAGCATGCCGGCAAGGCCTACAAGACGGTGCGGCACGAGCTCGAGGCCTATGGCGGCGACCTGACCGACAAGATCGAGATCGTCGCGCTGAACAAGATCGACGCGGTTGATCCGGACGAGCTGAAGAAGCAGCGGGACCGGCTGAAGCGCGCCGCCAAGAAGACGCCGATACTGATCTCCGGTGCGACCGGCGAAGGCGTCAAGGAGGCGCTGCGCAAGCTCGCCGACGTGGTCGGCGAACAGCCGGTGTCGAGCAAGGCGAAGAACGCAGTCGAGAGCGCCGCAACCGAGGAGCCGTGGGCGGCTCCGGTCCCGCCGCAAGGCTGA
- a CDS encoding murein hydrolase activator EnvC, whose amino-acid sequence MVFARPLSLSPIPARRGWARRASLIALLMALSGWPATAQTGLRPSITGTPSPNPPTPEQIKQREQELEAARAAQKAAAEAQERLKADIAALGEDRGKLNQQLIDVAAQVRSVEIRVAEAETRLRGLDGREQDLRTSLEARRTEIIEVLAALQRAGRRTPPALLVRPEDALQSLRTAMLLGSVVPEMRGRAEKLSSDLGELVTIRKTIASERDKLATDRDKLRADQTRLAALVEERQRKQASAEKDMEAESARAAMLAQQIDSLQTLISTMELDLKSAAKAASTASLQGVPVNAKPDANALRNPTRKAPAIAFASTKGMLTFPVNGTKIREFGASDGAGGSDKGISLATRPGAQVTTPCDGWVVYAGPFRSYGQLLILNAGGGYHVLIAGMERISVNIGQFVQTGEPVATMGITSQVASILATNASQPVLYVEFRKDGTPIDPGPWWAANEGEKVRG is encoded by the coding sequence ATGGTTTTCGCGCGGCCCCTTTCTCTCTCCCCGATTCCGGCCCGCCGCGGCTGGGCGCGTCGCGCGTCGCTGATCGCACTGCTGATGGCGTTGTCCGGATGGCCCGCGACGGCCCAGACCGGCCTCCGCCCATCAATCACCGGTACCCCCTCACCAAATCCACCCACGCCCGAACAGATCAAGCAGCGCGAGCAGGAGCTCGAAGCCGCCCGCGCCGCTCAAAAGGCCGCCGCCGAGGCGCAGGAACGGCTGAAGGCCGACATTGCCGCGCTCGGCGAGGATCGTGGCAAGCTCAACCAGCAGCTGATCGACGTCGCCGCGCAGGTGCGCAGCGTCGAGATCCGCGTCGCCGAGGCCGAGACGCGGCTGCGCGGGCTCGATGGCCGCGAGCAGGACCTTCGCACCTCCCTGGAGGCACGACGCACCGAGATCATCGAGGTGCTGGCGGCGCTGCAGCGCGCCGGCCGGCGCACGCCGCCCGCCCTGCTCGTCCGTCCCGAGGACGCGCTGCAATCGCTGCGCACCGCAATGCTGCTGGGCTCGGTGGTTCCCGAGATGCGCGGCCGCGCCGAGAAGCTATCGAGCGATCTCGGCGAGCTCGTCACCATCCGCAAGACCATCGCCTCGGAGCGTGACAAGCTCGCCACCGATCGCGACAAGCTTCGCGCCGACCAGACGCGCCTTGCCGCGCTGGTGGAGGAGCGCCAGCGCAAGCAGGCGTCGGCAGAGAAGGACATGGAGGCCGAGAGCGCACGCGCCGCGATGCTGGCCCAGCAGATCGATTCGCTGCAGACCCTGATCTCGACCATGGAGCTCGACCTCAAGAGCGCAGCCAAGGCGGCCTCGACGGCGAGCCTCCAGGGCGTTCCGGTCAACGCCAAGCCGGATGCCAATGCGCTGCGCAATCCCACGCGCAAGGCGCCGGCGATCGCCTTCGCCTCGACCAAGGGCATGCTGACGTTCCCGGTCAACGGCACCAAGATTCGCGAGTTCGGCGCGTCCGACGGCGCCGGTGGCTCGGATAAGGGCATTTCCTTGGCGACCCGCCCGGGGGCCCAGGTCACAACCCCGTGTGATGGCTGGGTTGTTTATGCCGGTCCCTTCCGCAGCTACGGACAACTCTTGATCCTCAACGCGGGTGGCGGGTATCATGTCTTGATCGCCGGGATGGAGCGCATTTCCGTCAACATCGGGCAGTTTGTTCAGACGGGAGAGCCGGTCGCGACCATGGGTATTACGTCCCAAGTCGCCTCCATTCTCGCTACGAATGCGAGTCAACCAGTGCTCTATGTCGAGTTCCGCAAGGACGGCACTCCAATCGATCCAGGCCCATGGTGGGCCGCAAATGAAGGCGAAAAGGTACGCGGATGA
- the rplU gene encoding 50S ribosomal protein L21, whose protein sequence is MFAVIKTGGKQYRVAPDDVLEIGKIDGEPGTIVQLNEVLVVGGDTPVLGIPAVAGASVAVEVLDHKRGPKVIAFKKRRRKNSRRKRGYRDELTLIRVSEILTDNAKPTKGPRPKKAKAEAPAADAAE, encoded by the coding sequence ATGTTCGCAGTCATCAAGACCGGCGGCAAGCAATACCGCGTCGCCCCGGATGATGTGCTCGAGATTGGCAAGATCGACGGTGAACCCGGCACGATCGTGCAGCTGAACGAGGTGCTGGTGGTCGGTGGCGACACCCCGGTGCTCGGCATTCCGGCGGTGGCCGGCGCGTCGGTGGCCGTCGAGGTGCTGGACCATAAGCGCGGCCCCAAGGTCATCGCGTTCAAGAAGCGCCGCCGCAAGAATTCCCGCCGCAAGCGCGGCTACCGGGACGAGCTGACGCTGATCCGCGTCTCCGAGATCCTGACCGACAACGCCAAGCCGACCAAGGGCCCGCGCCCGAAGAAGGCGAAGGCCGAAGCCCCGGCGGCCGACGCCGCCGAGTAA
- the proB gene encoding glutamate 5-kinase, translating to MAPRLENFRRIVVKVGSSLLVDSEAGEVRAAWLTALAADIARLHGRGCELLVVSSGSIALGRSRLKLPRGPLKLEESQAAAAVGQIALARIWSEVLGAYGIGAGQILVTLQDTEERRRYLNARSTIAKLLEWRAVPVINENDTVATAEIRYGDNDRLAARVATMASADLLVLLSDIDGLYTAPPAQDPNAKLIPVVESITADIEGIAGGAASEFSRGGMKTKIEAAKIATTGGTHMLIASGKIEHPLAAIANGGRCTWFLTPANPVTSRKRWIAGSLEPKGTLTIDAGAVAALRAGKSLLPAGVIKVDGQFARGDAVVVRGPDTDEIGRGLVAYDADDAERIKGRSSPDVAVILGMSGRAEMIHRDDLVIGPAGVGPA from the coding sequence ATGGCCCCCCGTCTCGAAAACTTCCGCCGCATCGTCGTCAAGGTCGGCTCGTCTCTGCTGGTCGATTCCGAGGCCGGCGAGGTGCGCGCCGCCTGGTTGACCGCGCTGGCCGCCGACATCGCTCGGCTGCACGGCCGCGGCTGCGAGCTGCTGGTGGTGTCCTCCGGCTCGATCGCGCTCGGGCGCAGCCGGCTGAAGCTGCCGCGCGGGCCGCTGAAGCTGGAGGAGAGCCAGGCGGCGGCCGCGGTCGGCCAGATCGCCCTGGCGCGGATCTGGTCGGAAGTGCTGGGCGCGTACGGCATCGGCGCCGGCCAGATCCTGGTCACCCTGCAGGACACCGAGGAGCGCCGCCGCTATCTCAACGCGCGCTCGACGATCGCAAAACTCCTCGAATGGCGCGCAGTGCCGGTGATCAACGAGAACGACACGGTGGCGACCGCCGAAATCCGCTACGGCGACAATGACCGTCTCGCCGCCCGCGTCGCGACCATGGCCAGCGCCGATTTGCTGGTGCTGCTGTCGGACATCGACGGCCTCTACACCGCTCCGCCCGCCCAGGATCCGAACGCGAAGCTGATCCCGGTGGTCGAGAGCATCACCGCCGATATCGAGGGCATCGCCGGCGGCGCGGCGTCGGAATTCTCCCGCGGCGGCATGAAGACCAAGATCGAAGCCGCGAAGATCGCGACCACCGGCGGCACCCACATGCTGATCGCCTCCGGCAAGATCGAGCACCCGCTCGCGGCGATCGCCAATGGCGGCCGCTGCACCTGGTTTCTCACGCCGGCCAATCCGGTCACCTCGCGCAAACGCTGGATCGCCGGCTCGCTGGAGCCGAAGGGCACGCTGACGATCGATGCCGGCGCCGTTGCCGCGCTGCGCGCCGGCAAGAGCCTGCTGCCGGCCGGCGTGATCAAGGTCGACGGCCAGTTCGCCCGCGGCGATGCCGTGGTGGTGCGCGGCCCCGACACCGACGAGATCGGCCGCGGTCTGGTCGCCTACGACGCCGACGATGCCGAACGCATCAAGGGCCGGTCGTCGCCGGATGTCGCCGTCATTCTCGGCATGTCCGGCCGGGCCGAGATGATCCACCGCGATGACCTTGTGATCGGGCCGGCGGGGGTGGGTCCGGCCTAA
- a CDS encoding glutamate-5-semialdehyde dehydrogenase, whose amino-acid sequence MTAPLKAIDGSADLPQLMNDLAKRARAAARVLALAPAEQKNRALEAMERRIRARADVIIAANAEDVAEAKAVGVTPSFVDRLTLTPARVAAMADGIAVVRGVADPVGVVTESWQRPNGMTIERVRVPLGVIGVIFESRPNVAADAGVLCLKSGNAVILRGGSDSFRSCRAIHECLVEGLREAGLPDTAITLVPTRDRAAVGLLLSGLNGGVDVIVPRGGKSLVARVEAEARVPVFAHLEGVNHVYVDGAADLDMAKSIVLNAKMRRTGVCGAAETLLIDRASQDKIKPLVDMLIGAGCEVRGDEAVRAADARVTPANNEDWDTEYLDAIIAAKVVDGVDGAIAHIHAHGSHHTDAIVTQDNKVADKFLNEVDSAIVLHNASTQFADGGEFGFGAEIGIATGKFHARGPVGVEQLTSFKYRIHGTGQTRP is encoded by the coding sequence ATGACCGCCCCTCTCAAAGCCATCGACGGCAGTGCTGATCTGCCCCAGCTGATGAACGATCTCGCCAAGCGCGCTCGTGCGGCGGCGCGGGTGCTGGCGCTGGCGCCGGCCGAGCAGAAGAACCGGGCGCTGGAGGCCATGGAGCGGCGGATCCGCGCCCGCGCTGACGTGATCATCGCGGCCAATGCCGAGGACGTCGCCGAGGCGAAGGCGGTCGGCGTGACGCCGTCGTTCGTCGACCGACTGACGCTGACGCCGGCCCGCGTCGCCGCTATGGCCGACGGGATCGCCGTCGTGCGCGGCGTTGCCGATCCGGTCGGCGTGGTCACCGAGAGCTGGCAGCGGCCGAACGGCATGACCATCGAGCGCGTGCGGGTGCCGCTCGGCGTCATTGGTGTGATCTTCGAGAGCCGTCCCAATGTCGCAGCCGATGCGGGGGTGCTGTGCCTGAAGTCCGGCAACGCCGTGATCCTGCGCGGCGGCTCGGACTCGTTCCGCTCGTGCCGGGCGATCCATGAATGCCTGGTCGAGGGGCTGCGCGAGGCGGGCTTGCCCGACACCGCAATCACGCTGGTGCCGACGCGCGATCGCGCTGCGGTGGGCCTGCTGCTGTCCGGCCTGAATGGCGGCGTCGACGTGATTGTGCCGCGCGGGGGCAAGAGCCTCGTCGCGCGCGTCGAGGCCGAGGCGCGCGTGCCGGTATTCGCGCATCTCGAGGGCGTCAATCACGTCTATGTAGACGGGGCCGCCGATCTCGACATGGCGAAGTCGATCGTGCTGAACGCCAAGATGCGTCGGACTGGCGTGTGCGGCGCGGCCGAGACCTTGCTGATCGACCGGGCGTCGCAGGACAAGATCAAGCCACTGGTCGACATGCTGATCGGCGCCGGTTGCGAAGTGCGTGGCGACGAGGCGGTGCGCGCGGCCGATGCGCGGGTGACGCCGGCGAACAACGAGGATTGGGACACGGAATATCTCGACGCGATCATCGCGGCGAAGGTCGTCGACGGCGTCGACGGCGCGATCGCCCATATCCACGCGCATGGCTCGCACCACACCGATGCGATCGTAACCCAGGACAACAAAGTGGCTGACAAGTTCCTCAACGAGGTCGACTCGGCGATCGTCCTGCACAACGCCTCGACGCAGTTCGCCGATGGCGGCGAGTTCGGGTTCGGCGCGGAAATCGGCATCGCCACGGGCAAGTTTCATGCACGCGGGCCCGTGGGAGTGGAGCAGCTGACGAGCTTCAAATATCGCATCCACGGCACCGGTCAGACGCGGCCATGA
- a CDS encoding nicotinate-nucleotide adenylyltransferase → MRLAIRQALPPHSDGMRIGLLGGSFNPPHQAHRAISLFALKRLQLDRVWWLVTPGNPLKDNGGLHALAERAAAARKVAADPRIEISCLESVIGTRYTADTIDYLRRRASRLRFVWIMGADNLAQFHRWQKWQHIAAQVPIAVVDRPPRSFRALNAPAARALARYRVAEADASRLADRAAPAWVYLTGLKMSLSSTGLRNPDGSWKSF, encoded by the coding sequence ATGCGCCTGGCCATCCGCCAGGCCTTGCCTCCCCACAGTGACGGCATGCGGATTGGCCTGCTCGGCGGCTCGTTCAATCCGCCGCACCAGGCCCACCGCGCAATCAGCCTGTTCGCGCTGAAGCGGCTGCAGCTCGACCGCGTCTGGTGGCTGGTCACGCCGGGCAATCCGCTCAAGGACAATGGCGGACTGCATGCGCTGGCCGAACGTGCCGCGGCGGCCCGCAAGGTCGCGGCCGATCCACGCATCGAGATCAGCTGTCTCGAATCCGTCATCGGCACCCGCTACACTGCCGACACCATCGATTATCTGCGCCGGCGTGCCTCGCGCCTGCGCTTCGTGTGGATCATGGGCGCCGACAATCTCGCGCAGTTCCATCGCTGGCAGAAATGGCAGCATATCGCGGCCCAGGTTCCGATCGCCGTGGTCGATCGCCCGCCGCGCAGTTTCCGCGCCCTCAATGCACCGGCGGCCCGTGCGCTGGCCCGGTATCGCGTGGCGGAGGCCGATGCCAGCCGGCTCGCCGATCGCGCCGCCCCAGCCTGGGTCTACCTCACCGGGTTGAAAATGAGCCTGTCGTCGACCGGGTTGAGGAACCCGGACGGCAGCTGGAAGTCGTTCTGA
- a CDS encoding DMT family transporter: MSVLSRISTANDERSARLAGIGLMLLSIAMFSFGDALGKFLVSTYAVGQLLWLRACAALLLLAPFIWRNRAAFVQLERPWLQLVRVILSTLEVAAFFLATVYLPLADVITYYLAGPIFVTALSALVLREHVGWRRWTAILIGFCGVLIALRPSAQTFSLPALIALGGSLSFAVLMLITRSLRATPDIVMASSQFVGTFLLGAAMSAFGWVTPTPGSLVMFAAAGLISVTALFCVNRSLKLAPASVVVPYQYTMIVWAVLFGFVVFGDVPHPATIIGAIIIIGAGLYIYLRERSLGQGAGSVNPPV; the protein is encoded by the coding sequence ATGAGCGTGCTCTCCCGAATCTCCACCGCCAATGACGAGCGCTCGGCGCGGCTGGCCGGCATCGGCCTGATGCTGCTGTCGATTGCGATGTTCTCGTTCGGCGATGCCCTGGGCAAGTTCCTGGTCTCGACCTATGCCGTCGGCCAGCTGTTGTGGCTGCGCGCCTGCGCGGCGCTGCTGCTGCTCGCGCCGTTCATCTGGCGCAACCGCGCGGCGTTCGTGCAACTCGAACGACCCTGGCTGCAGCTGGTGCGCGTGATCCTGTCGACGCTCGAGGTCGCGGCGTTCTTCCTCGCGACCGTCTATCTGCCGCTCGCCGACGTCATCACCTACTATCTTGCCGGTCCGATCTTCGTCACCGCGCTGTCGGCGCTGGTCCTGCGCGAGCATGTCGGCTGGCGGCGCTGGACCGCGATCCTGATCGGCTTCTGCGGCGTGCTGATTGCGCTCCGTCCGTCGGCGCAGACCTTCAGCCTGCCGGCTCTGATCGCGCTCGGCGGCAGCCTCTCCTTCGCGGTGCTGATGCTGATCACGCGCAGCCTGCGCGCGACGCCCGACATCGTGATGGCGTCGTCGCAATTCGTCGGCACCTTCCTGCTGGGTGCCGCGATGTCCGCCTTCGGCTGGGTGACGCCGACGCCCGGCAGCCTCGTGATGTTCGCCGCCGCCGGGCTGATCTCGGTGACGGCGCTGTTCTGCGTCAACCGCTCGCTGAAGCTCGCGCCGGCCTCGGTGGTCGTGCCCTACCAGTACACGATGATCGTCTGGGCCGTGCTGTTCGGCTTCGTCGTGTTCGGCGACGTTCCGCATCCCGCGACGATCATCGGCGCGATCATCATCATCGGCGCCGGCCTCTACATCTACTTGCGCGAACGCAGCCTGGGGCAGGGCGCTGGTTCCGTGAATCCGCCCGTCTAG